TTATGTTGACAAGAGTAAACGGGAAAATCAATTGGATAAGTTAATCAAAAAAGAAACGGATTCGGACAAGAAAAAAGAACTCAGAAAAGAACGGGATGAACTCGAGCGCGATAGAGAGAAAGAACAAAGAAGATTGGAACTGACAGCGGAAGATGCGACCCAGGCCAAGAAAGCCAGGGTGCGAGAAAAAGCCAGTCAAGCTGGTTCACGCTTTAACGTCAGGTATGATTACAAATTGACCCACGCAGAGAAGACCCCGGAATCCATTCTGGCAGCATTAGCTCAATATGTAGATTTTTCCAACCAGGGCGCTGTTTCCGCAACTGCAACAGTATCTGCCGCAAGCATGGAAGTGGCAGAAGAAGTTGTTTTGCACAAAGGCTTATTGTGGGAAGACGTGATGCAGATGTACGGCATGCCCAAGGGTGTATCCGAAAGGATGGAGGGCACACTAAAGGTCATAACATGCAACTTCGAAGATGATGACAACATTATTAAAATGGATTTTGTCGAGAGCGTGCTCATAAAATATACCGTTACTTCGAAATAAAAAGCATCTTAATTTTGTTTGTCTATTTGCAGATCAATCCACAAAACAAGTTCCATAATTAATAACCCAAAAACGGAGGTAATCATGTTTCAAAAATTAGTTCGTCTTTCACTGGCTTTGTTTGTCCTGTGCAGTATTTTATCATTTACTGCAACTGCACAAGATTCGTATGGCAAGAAGTCGGAAATGAAAGGCTTTAAGGCGGAATTCATGACGCAATTCAATGGTGTTGCCGATAAAATTCTGCAGTTAGCAGATGCAATGTCGCAAGAAAATTATACTTGGAGGCCCATGGAGGGTGTGCGTTGTGTGAGTGAGGTATTTATGCATATCGCTGGTGCGAATGTGTTTATGCCCTCTTTTATTGGTGGCGACATGCCAGAAGGTATGGATATGCAGGCAGCCATGAAAATGGAAAAAGAAACCACCAACAAAGATGATGTGAAAAAACATCTCATGAGTTCATTCGACAATGTACGTAAACTTATCAAAAATATGAAAGACGCAGATCTAGACAAAGAGGTAACAATCGAGATGATGCAAATAACCACAACCTACCGCGGACTTTTGTTAATTTTGTCCGGTCATAATAATGAACATCTTGGCCAGTCCATTGCTTATGCCAGGATGAATAAGGTTGTTCCACCCTGGTCCCAACCAAGTGATGATATTGATTAAGCCGGATTTAATAGTCGAATAGTAAAAAGCGTGATGGCAATAGTCTTCACGCTTTTTTTATTATTAACCAAAACCAGTATGGTTACATTCAATTCCATCCAGGAATTTTGCCGGACTTTACCTCATACAACTGAAGATGTAAAATGGGGAACTAATTTGGTTTTTAGTGTTGGGAACAAGATGTATGCGGTCTTGGATTTGGATCACCCGGAAGCGAACTCTGTATCCTTCAAATGTTCTCCATAAGATTACGAAAGATTCATACAACTACCTAATATCATTCCCGCACCTTATGCTGCTCGTTTAATTGGGTGAAGTTAGAAAACCTTACTGCCCTCGAAGAAGACTTGATCTATGATCTCCTTAAACAAGCACATGAAATTGTTTTTTCCAAATTATCTAAAAAGCTCCGAACTTCTTTGAATAAAGAAGATTTGATTAACCTGGATAATTCATAGCGCAGCTTAAGGCTGTAAACTAACAATATACTTTAACTAATCTAGATGTTCATTTTTAGACAGGATAAACAGGATTATCAGGATATAAATCCAGTATATCTTGTTAATCCTGTCAAAAAATGAATAATTCAAATTAAGAGAAAATGAATATTTTTCTTGCTTAAGTCTTTCCGACTCTGTAAGTTTTTTTAAAACATAAATTATAGGTATATTATGAGTTTAGATATTCGCTCCAATTCCAAAGTACTGGTATTTCTGCTAGCCACTCTACCCTTTTCATTACAAAATCCAACCCAGGCACAAAATAATAATCAAACACAAATAACAATTAGCCAAACCAACAATACTATTATTTTCCGAGCCCAAGTTGATCGTTACCTGGAATTGAGAAGAAGCATATTGGACCCCTCCTTAAATCTATCCAATATGAGACATGAAGAAGACGCCAAACTGGCCTTGGAATCATTATCGATGTTTGAAAAAGAAATGAGCCAGACGCTTAGTGGGCTCAATTTATCGTTAGATGATAAAATCGACCATATTTTAATACGAAACAAAATATCCGACTATCGTGATCGGATACAGCAAAGTCTCCAGGACGAAAAAATCATTCTTGATATTTTACCTGCAGCAAATTTGCGCCTGCGCCTTCCGGATTTAACCGGGTTGGTTGAGGATAGCGATCTTGAAACCGGGCTTCGCGAATTAAAAATAGCACAAACCCAAATCCCCGCGCCCTGGGCCCCAATGCCGGAGAACCAAAGATTAAGCATCATTCGGGCAATCTCCAGGCGTTCAGAAATTCTCTCCCGGGAAGTGAACACCTGGTATGGCCGGGTTAAAAATCGATTTCCCCAAAAAGCGGAATCGGCGGAAAAACCGGTGTCGGCCGTCCAAAAAGGACTAAAAGCGTTTTCCGAGCAACTTACCAAAGAAGTGATACCCGATTTGCAAAAAACTGAGGCTGCCTGGGGAAGTCCGGTAGGGCACGATAGATTTGTCTCTTTGCTCCGAACCCGGCACATGATTTATGAATCTCCCGAACAGCTTTTGCAAATGGGCAAAACACAGTTAGCGGAGATCCATGAACAAATCAAACAAATTGCGAGAAAGATTAACAGAAGGAAGTCCGCCGAAGAAGTATGGGAACAGCTAAAAACTGAGCATCCATCTCGTGAAGAACTGCCCAAATTTGCATATGATGAGATGCAAAAATCACTAAAGTTATTGCTCGAGACAGACGCCGTTACCATACCGGAAAATGCCCGCAACAATGTGATGCTCATTACGGAAGGAAGAACTTTTGACACCTACCCATTTGGCGGTTATGGCGGATTTAAATTAAAAGGTAAAGAGTTTATTGGCCGCTTTATGACCAGTCCGCCCAAAGCAGATATGGATGCAGATGCGGCTGAAGCGCGATTGCGCGGCAATAATTATTACTGGGCCAGGGTGGTCGCCGTGCATGAAATTTACCCGGGACACCATTTACAAAATGTTACCAAAAGACTGAAAGCGCGACCGATGCGAAGGGACTATAGTACAACCACCTTGAGCGAAGGTTGGGGCTTATACAGCGAGCAGATGATGTATCGTTTGGGATTTTTTCCGGATGACAAAACCACTATGGCAATGTTGATGATGCGCGCCTGGCGTGCATCCAGAATTGTCATCGATGTGAGTTTACACCTGGGTAGAATGTCTTTTGATGAGTGCGTGCAATTTTTGGTCGACAATGTGGATATGGATAAGGAAAATGCCACCGCCGAAGTGCGCAGGTATTTAGGCAACCCAACCAGGCCATTGAGTTATCTTTATGGCTACAATCAAATTGAACGACTGAGACTGGACTTTATGAAAATGCGAGGCGATCAATTCACCGATAAAGAATTTCACGACACTTTTTTAACTTATGGGTCGATACCCATTCCGTTAATCCGATCGGGAATGTTGGGTGACCCTTTACCTGAAATCAACTTGACTAACTAACTTTGGAGGAGAAAAATGAAGAATCGAACTATCCAATCCATATTAACTCCCTTAATTCTTTTTGGATTGATTAGCTGCCAGGGCAACTATGCAAGTAAGTCCGAAGACGAACTTATGAAAAAAGCAAAAGAAATCCATGCCAGGATATTAACAATAGACACTCACGATGATATCCCCCCTACCTTTGCGACGGACGAGGTCGATCCCGGAGTTGATGGTAGTAGACAGGTAGATTTGCCTAAAATGAAGAGCGGTGGATTGGATGTTGCTTTCTTCATCGTTTATGTTGGCCAGACCGAAAGAACCCCGGAAAACTACCAGGAAGCAAAAGATGCAGCTATGGTGAAATTTAATGCTATTCATCGCATGACCGAAGAAATGTACCCGGATAAAATAGAATTGGCACATTCGGCGGATGATATTGAAAGGATCAATCAAAGCGGCAAACTGGTAGCCTGTATCGGTATCGAAAATGGCTATGTGATCGGCAAGGATTTATCGCTTTTGCAGAAATACTACGATCTCGGCGCTCGTTATATTACTTTGGCACATGGCGGCCATAATGATATTTGCGATTCTGCAACGCCGCGGGAAAACCTGGGTGACGGGGAAAGTGAGCATAACGGAGTGAGTGAATTCGGCAAAGAAGTGATCGCGGAAATGAACCGGTTAGGCATTATGGTGGATGTCTCCCATATCTCCAAAAAAGCCATGTTGGATGCGGTTGCACTAACGAAATCACCTGTCATAGCCTCACATTCAAGCGCGAGGGCATTGTGTGATCATCCAAGGAATTTGGATGATGAGCAACTCCTTGCTTTGAAAGAAAACGGTGGAGTGATGCAGACCGTTGCATTTCGTAGATATGTAAAGGAGGACGTCCCTGAAAAAATTGCTGCCAGAGATTCCATTTGGGAGGCAATGGGGATTACAAGTTTTTCCGCATTGAGAGATCTTAGCGACGAAAAGAGAACTGAATATCGTGCCAGTTTGTCAGAATTAGATGAAAAATGGCCATCTGCAAATGTAAAAGATTTCGTCGACCATATCGACCATGCAGTCAAATTAATCGGCATTGACCATGTTGGAATCAGCTCGGATTTTGACGGCGGCGGTGGCGTGGATGGCTGGAATAATGCCGGTGAATCTTTGAACCTGACCGTAGAATTGGTTCGTCGAGGCTATTCAGAGGAAGATATTGCTAAATTGTGGGGCGGTAATTTATTGCGCGTTTTGCGTGAAAACGAACGAATTGCAAAAGAGTTACAGACATCGAGTTAATTATATCATGTGCGTTTAAAATTTAGGAGTTCAGTAATGAAATTAAATCATCTTCGTCCATTTTTATTTTTATGCCTGGTTGTGATTTTCAGCTCCTGTTCGAAAAATTTAAAAGATGAAGCAGATAAAATTGCCCAAAGCACAATCATTCTAGACGGCCACGTTGATATCCCCTATCGTCTGAACAATAAAATGGAGGATATTTCACAAAGAACCGAAGGCGGAGATTTTGATTTTGTTCGCGCAAAGAAAGGTGGGTTGAACGCTCCGTTTATGTCTATTTATATTCCAGCTGAAAAAGAAGAAGAAGGAACTGCCAAAAAATTTGCAGATTATCTGATCGACATGGTGGAAAAAATAGCGGCGGATTCGCCGGATAAATTCGCCGTCGCAACTTCAGTTGCGGATGTTCACAGCCAGTTTGAAAAGGGAGTCATTTCTTTGCCAATGGGTATGGAAAACGGCGCGCCAATCGAAGGTGATTTGAAGAATGTCGAATACTTTTACAACCGCGGCATTCGTTACATTACATTAACCCATTCAAAGAACAACCATATCTGTGATTCATCATACGATCCTGAAAAAAAATGGAACGGCTTAAGCCCATTCGGTAATGAGGTTGTGAAAGAGATGAACCGGGTTGGCATTATGATAGATGTTTCCCACATTACGGACGACACATTTTACCAGGTTATGGAGATAACCCAGGCCCCGGTCATTGCTTCCCATTCTTCCTGTCGTGCTTTTACTCCGGGTTTTATGAGAAATATGGATGACGAAATGTTAAAAAAATTGGCCGAAAATGGCGGTGTCATTCAAATCAATTTTGGCTCCTCGTTTCTGGATGGCGAAATCCAAAAAAAATACGATGAAGCATTCGCAGCCTCTGCAGAATATGCCAAGGAAAATAACCTCAATGCAGACGATCCAAAACTGGATGAATTTATGAGCAAATATAAAGAGGAACACAATATAGGCTTCGCCGATATTACTGATATTGTCAAGCATATCGATCATGTTGTAAATTTAATCGGAATCGATCATGTCGGAATTGGCTCCGATTTTGATGGTGTGGGCGACTCGTTACCCACCGGCATGAAAGACGTGTCCATGTATCCAAATCTCATTCATGAGCTGCTGAAAAAAGGATACTCCAGGGAAGACATCGTAAAAATTTGTAGCGGCAATGTATTCCGGGTTTGGTCCGAAGTGGAGGCGACTGCAAAGAGGTTACAGACATCCAGTTAGTTGGAGGAATTGTCTAAACCCTGATTAATAGAAGTAATAAGTTGACATGATTTTTTAAAAGAGAACATATCCTCTAAATATCTGTTTGGTCCTAAAATCCATGGAATCATGGTTCAGACAATAAATACACAGGCAAGGATTTCTGTGCTTCTTTAGGTTATATTGCCGCTCTCCCTGTCTCCTTTTTTTTCGTTTTTCCGTTTCACATTCCCGCTAGTCTAATATTTATTTTCACATAATGTAACAAAAAACTCTACATTTTTAAATTCTATTCGATTATATTAAATGTGATAATGGAGAAATGAATGACCGATTTAGAAAAATATTTTGAAAAGTTTAGAAAGAATATTATCGGCTACGACCAACTCTTTCAAACTCCATATGGTGAGAAAAAAGTCGTTTATGCCGACTGGACGGCAAGCGGGAGACTCTATAAACCCATCGAGCGAAAGATTTGTGAAACGTTTGGACCCTTTGTTGGCAATACACATTCAGAATCCAGCGTAACCGGCACCTGTATGACCAAAGCCTATCACCTGGCTCATGAGAAAATTAAACAGCACGTAAATGCAAATTCTGATGATGTAATCATTACTACGGGTTTTGGAATGACAGCAGCAGTTAATAAATTTCAGCGTATTTTAGGGATCAAAGTTCCGGAACAGCTTAAACATTTCATCAAATTTAATGAAACCGATAGACCCGTTGTTTTTATCACCCACATGGAACATCACTCCAACCAAACCTCATGGCTGGAAACCCTGGCCGAAGTTGTTTTCATTGAACCAGACCGTGAAGGGTTTGTTGATTTCAACCATTTTCAAACGCTTCTGGACAAATACAAGAATCGCAAATTTAAAATCGGATCGTTTACCGCTTGCTCGAATGTTTCGGGCATACAACCGCCTATCCACAAATTAGCAAAAATGATGCACGAAAATGGCGGATATTGCTTTATCGATTACGCCGCTTCTGCACCCTATGTAAAAATCGATATGCATCCAGGCGATCCGATGGAAAAATTAGACGCGATATTTTTTTCTCCCCATAAATTTCTAGGCGGTCCGGGAACATCGGGCGTTTTGATTTTTGACTCAGCACTGTATCACAACCGCGTGCCAGATCATCCTGGCGGAGGAACGGTTAATTGGACCAATCCCTGGGGTTCTCATAGCTATATATCCGATATTGAAGCTCGCGAAGATGGCGGAACGCCAGGCTTTCTTCAAGCCATTAAATCAGCCTTATGCATTCAACTAAAAGAAGAAATGACACCCAACAAAATGTTAGCGCGCGAAAAGGAATTGCTTAAAATTGCTTTTGCAGGTCTGCGCAAAATTCCTGGCCTCACGCTTCTTGCAGATAACTGTGAAAATCGCTTGGGCATTCTTTCATTCTATATTGACGGTATCCACTACAACCTGCTTGTCAAAATGCTGAACGATCGCTTCGGCATTCAAGTCCGCGGCGGCTGTTTCTGTGCCGGGACCTATGGCCATCTCCTGCTTCATGTGGACTATTATCGTTCCAAGCGAATCAGTGACCTAATCGATGAAGGGGATTTGTCCGCAAAACCCGGCTGGGTACGCATGTCGATTCATCCTACATCGACAAACGATGAAGTCTATTATATAATCGATGCAATTGATCAGTGCGCTAAAAATCATGACAAATGGGAAAAAGAGTATCGATATTCAAGTCAACTAAATGAATACCAATGTATTTTAGGTGAAGATATCCAGGTGCAAAAAGTTGAAACCTGGTTTGAATTGTAAATTCCATCTTCTCCCAGTCTTTCTAGTATCCCAATAAAATTCTGATGAAAGACTCACATCTTTTAACACCACAGCAAACTCGCGAATTTTACAACAAATTTGGCATCAAACAAGATTCACAGCGTTTCTACGAGCAAACTGCGATTGATGATCTTATTGCGCATTCGAATTTTATAGAATGTCATTCAATTTTTGAATTCGGATGTGGCACCGGTCGATTTGCACAAGAATTATTGTCGGGCTGTCTACCACAAGATACAATTTATGTTGGACATGATATCAGCCAAACAATGGTACAGCTAACAGAGAACAAAATCCGGCAATTCGGTGATCGAGCTAAAGTACATTTGATAGATGGTTCGGTCAAATTGGAATTGGCTAATTATCAATTTGACCGGGTTGTATCCATGTATGTGATGGACCTACTGCCGTTTGACCGCATTGAACTTTTTCTTAATGAAGCACAACGCATTCTCGCTGCGGATGGTCTCCTTTGTCTCACCGGATTAACTTTTGGAAAAACACCACTATCCGGATTTGTCACGTGGTTTTGGTCGAGAATCCATCGTTTTAAGCCAAGTTTAGTAGGGGGTTGCAGACCTGTGCACTTAGCCGAAATTCTACCCGAGGCACATTGGCGGGTTGTTCACTCCAATGTTGTTACGTCCTGGGGAATTTCTTCTGAAGTTCTTATCGCAAAAAAGGTTTAATGATTCGTCATCAACTACCCATGTATAATTCCAACATCAAAGTTTTGCAAATTATCAAGCTACTTCTCATAGATTAGAATAATTCTAATTTATTTTAAATATATTGAAAAGGAACTAATAATTTTTATAAGTTTAATGACTAATTCGATAGGAGTAAAATTATGGTGAGAAACTTTTCTTTAGAATATTGGCGAGATAAAAGTTGGTATGTTGGTAAATTAAAAGAAGTTCCAGGTGTTTTTAGTCAAGGGGAAACACTTGAAGAACTTGAGGAAAACATAAAAGAAGCATACCAATTAATGATGGAAGAAGAGATTTCTTTACCTGGTAAAGATATTTATATTAAAGAGATCGGGGTTAATATTTGAAGCGAGGGGCTTTTATTCGCAAACTTACAAAAGCAGGATGTTCTTTAAAAAGGCACGGTAAAAAACACGATATTTACATAAATTCGAAAAATGGGAAGAAAGCACCTGTTCCGAGACATTCAGAAATAAAAGAGACACTCTGTGAATTAATAAAAAACCAACTCGGAATAAAATAAAAAAAGTAGTTACAATTTATATAGAACTTCGAAACGCACAAAGAAACGGCAAAAGAATGATATTGAAAAGGCCAAAGAACTAATGGCCGAATATAAGGCCAGGAGATAACCTATGGTACTTACACGTGACTACAAAAACACGATTAGGGAGCGAGCTACTAGAGATCCTAACTTTGCGGTTTCCTTGATGAATGAAGCTGTTACCGCTTTCTTGGAAGGTGAGCCTGAAGTAGCGCGCGTAGTGTTGCGAGAATCAGTGAACGCAACTATAGGATTTGAATCATTAGCACAGGAGTTAAACAAGCCAAGCAAAAGCGTCCATCGTATGCTGTCTCCGAAAGGGAACCCAACAATGGATAACCTGACCAGAATTTTTACCATTCTTCAGGCTAAGTTAAATTTTGAAGTTGAAGTTAAACTATCAACTCATATCAAGCGGACAGCATAACACCTTATCCTTAACTGATTCAGTTAGTTTTAAGTTTATATACTTTCTGTTAATTAATTTCTGGGTTGTATAAATAAAATTAAAAGGAAAAAATAATGAAATCTAAACATCTCCTTAGCTTTTGGATTTTAATCTTTAGTTTCACAACAGCAATCTGCCAGGATATTTCCATTCCGGATGATCTAAAAACCATCATGCCGATCGATGCAAAAATCATCAAAGGCAAATTCGATAATGGACTTACTTACTATATCCGACAAAACAAGAAGCCGGAAAACCGGGTTGAGCTGCGCCTTGTAGTGAAAGCCGGCTCTATTCTGGAAGACGACGACCAGCAAGGATTGGCACACTTTGCAGAGCATATGGCATTTAACGGCACCAAAAATTTTGCCAAACAAAAATTAGTGAATTACCTGGAATCCATAGGCATGCGTTTTGGCCCTGATTTAAACGCCTATACAAGTTTTGATGAAACCGTTTATATGCTACAGGTTCCAACTGACACCCTGAAAATTGTGGAAAAAGCTTTCCAGATTTTGGAAGACTGGGCATCGGCGGTCACATTCGATGAGGAAGAAATCGATAAGGAACGCGGCGTAGTCATCGAAGAATGGCGGCTTGGGCAAGGCGCCAGTAACCGAATGCGCGAAAAACAACTCCCTATCCTTTTGAAAGACTCACGCTATGCCGAACGAATGCCGATTGGTAAAAAAGAAATCCTGGAAACATTCAAACCGGAAACTTTACTCCGGTTTTATTCCGATTGGTATCGCCCGGATCTAATGGCTGTTATTGCGGTTGGCGATTTTGAAGTGGATTGGATCGAAAGTTTAATTAATGATCATTTCAGCAAATTGAAAAATCCCGATCCGGTTAAAGAGCGTGCTAATTATCCTGTTCCGGACCACCAGGAAACATTGTTTGCATTAGCATCGGATGTGGAAGCATCCGGCTCAAGCGTGACTATCTATTATAAGCATGATATTGAACCCGAGGGCACGCTTGCGGATTACCGGAGACAGCTCGTCGATATCCTTTACAATAACATCTTAAACCAACGACTAAATGAATTAACAAAACAAGCCGAACCCCCTTTTCTGTACGGCTATTCCAGCAGCAGCAGGTTTATTGGGCCGAAAGATGTCTATTTATTGGGAGCAGGTGTGAAAGACAATGGCCTCAGCACCGGTTTAAATGCACTATTGACCGAGGCTGCTCGAATGGAACAATTCGGCATTGTCGAAACCGAATTAGAGCGACAAAAAATCTCCATGCTGCGTTCGATTGAACGGGCTTACATTGAACGTGACAAAAGTGAGTCAAGAGGTTATGCCGCCGAATTCATTCGAAATTTTTTGTATGACGAACCCATCCCCGGAATAGAATATGAATATGCTCTTTTCAATAAATATGTGCCGGACTTCACGGTTGAAGAAGTAAACCGGGTTGCGGGAAAATGGATTCGGGATGAAAATCGAGTCATAATGACTAATACACCCGAAAAAGAAGGGCTCATTCAACCCACAGAAGAATCCCTGGAACTTGTTTTTGTAGAGGTGCAAAATTCTGAAATCACTCCGTATGAAGACATGGTATCTAATCTGCCGTTGCTAAGCGAATCCCCCACTCCGGCAAAGATTGTTGAGAGTAAAGAAATAACTTCTATCGGTGTAACGGAATGGCAGCTTTCCAATGGGATTCGGGTTGTTTTGAAACCCACTGATTTTAAGAATGATGAAATTTTATTTACTTCTTACAGTCCCGGTGGTCATTCTTTAGTGGAAGACGATGCCTATATTGCAGGCGTCACTTCATCTATGATCAGCCAGCAGTCAGGATATGGAAATTTCAATTTGATTGAATTGCAAAAATTATTAACCGGAAAAGTGGTACGGGTTAGTCCTTTCATTGGGGAGCTTTATGAAGGTATTTCCGGCAGTGCATCACCTAAAGATTTGGAAACTCTTTTTCAGCTAATTTACCTATCAGTCACATCGGCAAGATACGACAGCACTGCTTTTCAATCCATAAAATCACGTTACCAGGGATTTCTGGAAAACCGTGAAGCCAGGCCGGAAACTGCCTTTCAGGATACTCTTCAAGTAACCCTCTCGCAATATCATCTGCGCAGCCGTCCCTGGTCCAAGGAAACTTTAGACAAAATGGATTTGAGCAAATCATTTGAAATTTATAAAGATCGATTTACAGATTTTAGTGATTTCACATTTTTCTTTGTAGGTAATTTTGATCTTGAAACAATGGAACCCTTTGTTAAAACTTACCTGGGGGGCTTGCCTTCAACACAGCGAAAAGAAAATTGGCGTGATGTTGGCGTCAGGCCGCCGAAGGGTGTCATCGAAAAAACTGTTAAAAAAGGCCTCGAGGAAAAAAGCCAGGTTCGTTTGGTATTCACAGGGCCGTTTAAATGGGATCGTACGGATCGCTATCATATGATTTCGATGGCGAGTGCGTTAAGGATCAAGCTACGAAAAGCGCTTCGTGAAGACCTTGGCGGGACTTATGGTGTCGGTGTAAACGCCGGGACATCACATTACCCAAATGAAGACTATTCGATATCGATTAGCTTCGGTTGCGCCCCGGATAGAGTCGATGAGCTCACCCAAGAAATTTTCACACAAATTGACAGCCTTAAATCCTTTGGCATCGATGATGAAACGGTTACAAAAGTTAAAGAGGCACAAAAGAGAACGAGGGAAATCGACCTTAAAAAAAATGGATTTTGGTTGAGCATACTTCAGTTTTATTACCAGCACGATATTGATCCTGTTTCAGTCCTGGATTTTGATGAAAGACTGAAAAATCTTTCTGCCTCCGATATGCAAAAATCAGCACAAAAATATTTTGATTTGAATAATTATGTGAAGGTTGTTTTATTACCTGAAGATAGCGGGAAATAATATTTCATTGGGTAGAAGGTAAAACTACATGTTAAAAATAAAAGCAAAAAAAGTTAATTCAGCTATGGGCTTAATTAATTAGCCTCAATGAGCTTAATAAATTAATAGAAAAAGTAAAAAAACTGAAGATGTAGAACTTACTTTAGTTAAGACAGACCTTTCAGTTGAAGGTATTATGAAATTAGAAGATGATAGTGGTGCATACGATTTTCTGAACGATCCGAGAGAAGATATATATTCTGTATCAGATTTAAAGGTCAGATACAAATGAAACGTGGTACTATTATCCTAACACCCTTCCCATTTACAGACCTGCATGGAAGTAAAGTTCGACCAGCTCTGATCATATCAAATGACAAAAGAAAAGGTGAAGATTTAATTATTACTTTTATTCATCAATCGTTGATCAAATTAAACTTCAAGAAACTGATATCTTGGTAAGAGAAAGCGATAAAGGATTTTTACAATCCGGCTTGAAAACTTCTTCCGTTATAAAAGCTGATAAATTAGCAACAATTAATAGAAATATTATTCTAGGGGAATTAGGTTCTTTAATCAAAAAAACGATGGTGAAAGTTGGGGAAAAATAAAGGATGTATTGGATTTACCATAAAAACGAATTGTTTTTAAAAGAATATTTGATGAGTGATCTCTATGTCTAAACATATTGGAATTGTTGCCTGCAGCGCTGAAGGAGCAGCGCTTTGTTACCGAACGATCTGCTCCGAAGCTCCGGCAATTTTAGGTGAGCACCGCCATCCGGAAATAACCATGCATACGTACCCACTCTCCGACTACATGGATGCCATTTACGAGAATAATTGGGACAAAGTGGGTCAACTAATGTCTGCCTCGGCTAATATTCTTGCAAATGCCGGAGCCGAATTTGCCATATGTCCTGATAATACTATCCACCAGGCATTCGGGTTTGCAACAAAATATTCTTCAATTCCCTGGCTTCACATTGCAAAAGTGGTTGCTGAAAACGCAGTGACGAAAGGATTTTCTCACCTGGGTATTTTGGGTACTCGCTATCTGATGGAAGGACCTGTCTACTCACAAATTTTAGAAGAATTCAA
The genomic region above belongs to candidate division KSB1 bacterium and contains:
- a CDS encoding amino acid racemase, giving the protein MSKHIGIVACSAEGAALCYRTICSEAPAILGEHRHPEITMHTYPLSDYMDAIYENNWDKVGQLMSASANILANAGAEFAICPDNTIHQAFGFATKYSSIPWLHIAKVVAENAVTKGFSHLGILGTRYLMEGPVYSQILEEFNIKHSIPSELAREKINQYIFKELVNAVFTNDTRQYFHHEIENLRDLGCDAVVLGCTEIPLLVDPNQSVLPVLDSTRLLASAALEKSLQTV